A region of the Bacteroidota bacterium genome:
CATTAACGGTCTCCTTGCAGCAGATGGGGAAGGAAAGCGAAGGTGCTGGATCGCGCTTGACGGTTTGTATTGAATCGGCTTGTTTTTCGGCTGACCTTGATTCTTTGGGCGCACTCAAAACGGGGACATCCTCCGGCGCCATTTCGCACAATTCTTTGGTTGTCGGCAATCAAAACTATTTGAATGTCATTGAATTGCATCGGTCAAATGCCGATTCATCCCAAGCCCACATTGTTTGGTACAGCACACAACAAGGTGTGTTGCGTTACCAAAAACTCAACGGGGAAATTTGGTCACTTCCTTGAGATTGTTGGTTTCATGTAGACCAGCGAATCAAGACCGCGTCCCTTGCGGAAGTCTTGACACCATTGGCTTGCCTGTTCGGGATTGAAGCTGATAATACCTTCATCCCAGAGGTATTGCAACGCTTTTTTCTCCCGTCGGGAAATGCCTCCGTCGATGATCATCCCCATGACGATCAACTTGGAATACGCGGATTTGATCTCAGGCTCGCTGTCCTTGATTTTTTTCAAGAAGGCCATCCGATCTGATTCCATATCCTTAAAGTGCTTGAGGTCAAATACTTCTACCAACCGCTTGACCAAAAGATAATGGTTGTGATGAAAGCTGCGTTTCACCGTCACCACGTACTGCATGGCATCAAAAATGTTCTGCCGGAAGTTGCGGTCCTCATAAAGGGAATCCACCTCCTTGCAGAGTTGTTGGATTAAGCCCGGCGCCATGATATAGACCTCCGCAGCGCGGATCACCTTCCATGAAGCCCAGGCATTCCAGACAAAAAACAGCGGAATTCCCGCCGAATCGCCCACCACGCTGGCATATTGACGCGCTTCATTGCGAACAAAGGCCTTCACGACCACAAACCGAAGGAGAAAACTCGCCAACGTCGCCCGAAACAAGTTCCACAAAGTGAAAATTAACAGATAAAACCGCGGAGTGTCTTCGTAGGGGTCAATCCCAAACTGCAGCGTCTCTTTGTTTTTGCTTTCCAGCCCCACGGTAAACAGCTGCTCTACATGCAAGTCGTAGTTGGGATCGCGGCGATCGGGAAATCCGCACGCATTGGCGGTGTCGGCCACAGCCCAGATGTTGAGTCGGGTCAGGAAAAACAATTCCATGAGCACCAAAATGATACTCCAAAGCTGCTTCCCCCAATTGAATTTGCCGAGCAAGGGCAGTTCCCAAGGTAGCACCAATGTTTTCCACCATTCCGGCCAGATATAGATGGGGACGTAGTAGATCAGGACAAAAAAGGCGCCGTAGGCACCTGCGGTCAGCAAGGTTGTGCGGCGTACCCGTGCCATCCATGCAAGCTCCTTTTCGTTGAGGATATGGTGGGCATCCTCGGGAAATGGTTTGTCGGCCTGCAACTTTAAAAAGTAGTTGTAGGCAAGCCGATGATGCAGGGGCCGTTTCTTTTTCTTTTCTGACATGGGGATGAAAAACACTGCAAAATACAAAAAACAGCATCCATTTTCCTGAGCAGCCAAAAAACAAAGAAGCTGTTGACAACCAAGTTTGTTTGCTTTCAGAAAGGGGATTACATTCGTAGTGTCAAAATCTCTAACAAAGTCAAAAACATGAAAAAAGTAGTCTTGTCAGTCGCGTTGATGCTTGCAGCATTTGTCGGATTTGCTCAGTGTAAAATGGACAGCGATGGCCGTACGCTTCGCAATTCCAGCAATTCGTCCATCGGGCGAATCGACAGCGATGGGGTAACCATCCGCAACAGCAGCAACAGCTCCGTCGGCCGCGTCGACAGCGATGGTGTGACCATTCGCAACAGCAGCAATTCAACCGTGTTGAAAGTTGATGGAAATACCATTCGCAACAGCAGCAACAGCTCCATCGCAACCTTGAGCGATGTTTCGCGTGCATTGGGTGTTTCCAATCCGAAGCCCGTGCATGTGGCTTTGTGGTGGTTCCTCTGCAAAAACTAATCCTGCGGGATCGGAAAAGAAAAAGGCTGCCCTGAATGGGGCGGCCTTTTTTCATGTCGTTCCGTTAGAATTTGCCAAATTGGTTCCGAATGAGATCTGAAGTAATGCAAGATATTTATGACCCCAAATTTGTCGAGGAGCTTTTTGACGAAATGAGCGGCTCCTACGAAAGGATGAACTATATCACATCCTTCGGATTCAGTGCGCGCTGGCGAAGGCAATTGGTCGAGCAGGCGAAACTGCAGGAAGGACAGGTTGTCGCCGATTTGCTCACCGGCATGGGCGAATGTTGGAAGCCGATTCTGAAACAAGTCGGTCCTCAGGGGAAGCTCATTGCACTCGATTTTTCTGAAGGGATGCTGCGCTTTGCACGCGCCTACCAACAGAAATTTCCCGGAGCGGATATTCAGATACTTCAAGAAGACCTTTTTGAAAACAGCATCCCCAATCAATCCGTGGACCGCGTGATTTCGGGGTTTGGCATGAAGACATTTTCCGAAGCCCAAATTCATTCCTTCGCCAAAGAAGTCTATCGCATGTTGAAACCGGGCGGGAAATTGAGCTTCATGGATGTCTCAGTGCCGAATAACAAGCTGCTGCGATGGCCGTATTTCTTCTATCTGAAGCGGGTCATTCCGGTCTTGGGATGGTTGTTCATTGGCAATCCGGAAAATTACCGCATGTTGGGCATTTACAGCGAACGGTTTGGCAATGCCGAGAAATTTGCCAGAATTTTCCGGGAACATGGTTTGCAAGTAGAACATCAAGCGTATTTTTATGGCTGTGCCTCGGGATTGGTTGGGAGCAAGCCAAACTGATCCCTTTACCCAGAAAAAAGAATGGAACCCACGTATTTCGCAACCCCGGAGGACTTTCGCAATTGGTTTTTGGCCAATCATTTGCATGCAAAGGAACTTGTGGTCGGCTACTACAAAAAAGGCAGCAAGATTCAGAGTATCGATTGGCCACAGTCGGTCGATCAGGCGCTTTGCTTCGGGTGGATCGATGGTGTACGCAGGTCCGTCGACGCCAACCGCTACAGCATTCGCTTCACCCCCAGAAGAAAAAACAGCATCTGGAGTTCGGTAAATCTCAAACGCATCGTCGAATTGGACGAGATGGGATTGTTGACGGACGCCGGGAGGAAGGTTTGGGAGGAACGAAATCCGGAGAAGTGCGAAGTCTATTCATTTGAGCAGCAGAGTCATGGACTGAGTCCGCAGTACGAGGCTCAATTTCAGGCGAATGCAGATGCTTGGGCGAATTTTAACCGGATGATTCCCAGCTACAAAAAGCCTGCGATGTGGTGGGTGATGAGCGCTAAACAAGTGGCGACACAGGAAAAGCGATTGGCCATTTTGATCGAATGTTCAGAAGCCAATCGCAAGATTCCTTCCCTGCGAAGGAAACCGGAAGAGTAGCCGAACTGCGACAACCCGGCTATTCTGCAGTCTCCAAATGGAATTTCGCCGTGAACCGCCATCCCTGAACGGTGTTGACGCAGTCGTCGATGTCCAGGACAAATTCCTTGCGTTTGATTTTGAAACGAACCAAGAGGTCAGATTTTTCGACCAACTGCGTTTCGGATTCATCCTGTTTTTTGATGCTCACAAATTTGATTTTCGACAAATCTTCCTTTTGCAAGCCTTCCATCAACGCTGCATACGCCCGGTCAAAATTGGCTTTCATTTTGGGCATTGCCGCATTGAACCTTTCGATTTCCAGTCGTTGTTCCGCGGTGTCGAGTCCGGTTGCCGCCATCGTCGCCCGCGCTGCTTCCTCGCTGATCATCAAGGGTTCAAGTGCAGTTTGACTTTTCTCTGCAATTGCCTGCACGAAATTCTTTCCAAAATCGTCAAGACCGGCATTGCCTTGTGCAACCAGAAAGTTGGCTATCAAACCGAAAGCAAATGCAAGTATCCAGGGTGACTTTTTCATCAATGTCGATTTTTCAATCATGTAGGGAGAGCCATTGTCCTGTTGACCTTGGCGGTATTCAAAGATAATACGATTCAAAAATAAATGGCATCAATCCAGTCCCAAATCCGAGCGAATGCGCATTTCCTTGGGAAAGTGGTTGTTGATGCGCCCTTGTAAGGCCTTGATCCATCCCAAGTTGCGACCTTTGTAGCGCACAATTCCCCAGCCGATCCAGCCGGGATGGTCTTGGTGCAATTCCGTACGTTTCAGGAAGCGAAGGGCTTGCTCAAGGTCCAAATCCGATGTCGGAATGTCCTTGCTTTGGCATTCACTCATGGCGAGGTCGTGGTCGGGCACGAGGTTGTCGCGCTTGAATTCGCCGAGTTTGATACCGATTTTGATGGTATTCAGTTGGCCTGCGGCGCTCGTGAGTACGTCTTCGTGCTCAATTGGAATCGCAAAAGCGGTTTCTCCAAGGAGGTAAAACGCGTAGTTTTCGGGCTGATCGAGCCATGATCCAAGGTACTCTTTTTGTTTGCGGGTGGCCGCCACCAATCCTTCGCGCTCGCGTGCGGCGGCATGCTGCTTTTTCGCTTTTTTACTGTTGGCCGGTGGAGCAACTTGTTGTTTGCCGGGGGCCATTTTCTCCAGACAGGCCAAGAAAAACCCTTCGCCTTTGACCTTGTGCGGATAACAATGGTAGGTATGACGCATTTCGGGGGAATAACCTTCCGTGGTACCCGGCGTGAGACCCCATTCGGCAGGAAGCCCCAAAGGCACGATCCGGAACATCCCTGGGACTTCATTGAGCAGCCACTGAATCACCGCTTCATTTTCCGTCGGATTGTATGTGCAGGTGCTGTAAATCAGCCGTCCGCCGGGCGCGAGGGCATCCATGACGTATTCAAGAATCTCGCGTTGCCGGTTGGCGCATTCCTGCACCATTTTGGGCGACCAATGGCCGATGACCTTGGGGTCCTTGCGAAACATGCCTTCGCCCGAACATGGCGCGTCGATCACGATCAGGTCAAAGGCATTGTGAATGCCCGCAAAATCCCGCGGATGATTGCAGGTGACCAAAACATTCGGATTGCCCCAACGGCTGAGATTTTCCTCGAGAATCTGTGCCCGGTTGCGCACGATCTCGTTGGAAACCAGCGTGCTAGCGGCTGACATATTCGCAGCGAGCAAAGTACTTTTCCCGCCGGGCGCGGCACAGAGGTCGAGAATCCGCAGGTCCTTGGAAAAATCCGCTGCCGCACCGATCAGCATCGAACTCGCCTCCTGCACATAAAATGCCCCGGCATAGATCAGCGGGTCCTTGAAAAAAGACGGCCTTTCGTCGAGATAAAGACCATCCTTGGCCCAAGGAATCGGACTTGTTCCCTCAAACGAAGCCCCCGCCTTGGCGGGATTCAGACGCAACGAAGTGGGGGGCGTACCATTCAAAGCCTCGATAAAGGCCTCAAATTCAGCACCCAGCTGTTGCTTCATGCGTTCGACAAAATAGGAGGGAAGGGGTAGGGGCATGGGAAAACCGGGGTCAATTGATCAGTTTGTAAATTTGAGCGAGTGCAAGAGTCAGTCCATTTTCAAGATGGGCTTCAATATTCTTCGCTTTGGCATCAATGTTTTCGTCTTGGATTGAAACTAAATGCGGCGGTAATGAATGGAACGGTTGCGTTGCAATAATAAATGCGTGATTGCTTGAAGGTTCATAATGATACATTGCGATCGCCAGGACCACCATTTCTGGATCGTATTCATGAAGAACAACTCTAATGTTGTAGCGTAAATTCAATTCCATTGCGAAAATGGAAACGTCTAAGTACCCTGTTCTACTATTCTTGAGCAACGAATACTGATAACGTTCTGCATACTTTCCCAGACCCCAAACGCTGTTTGGTAGATATCCTGGATCCATCCCGTTGCCTTGAAAAGTAACTTCTGCATTTTGACCGAATAACTCCTGTAATGAGGCCTTCCGTTCAAGCAGATATTTCTCGCATATTTTGACAATTTGGCTTCTTCGAACCTTTAAAATGTTTTCGTACTCATCTCGCTGCCGTATATCCTCCAAAACGATGTTTCGCTTCTCGAATAGCTTCTTCGCCAGCAGATTCTGAACTACTTCCAACGACTCCGATCCCACCTCGGCCACATTCAACGCCCGCTCAATCTGCCGTTTCTGGATAACCGCAAAGTAGCTCACCAAATCCGACGGTTGGCCAGCATCTGCCTTTTCCAAGGCCAGAATGTACTTTACCTTGGCTTCCTCCCGCAAAACCGTGATCGGAAACAGTTCGTGTTTGATCAAAATCAAGGAAGCCAAAAGCCTGACGACGCGTCCGTTCCCATCTTGAAAGGGATGAATCGTGGTGAATGCATGGTGAACCCACCCTGCAATGATCAGCGGATGAATTTTGTCCTCCTCCAAGGCATGATAAATATTCACCAACTGCTCCATCTCGGCAGAGACATGGATCGGAGGACAATACATAATGATCGTACCATCGGAGCGGGTTGGATTGTTTTCCCATTCCTTGTACTTGCCTTTGACGAGCTTGATTTTGGTTTTGTTTCCCTGCGAATCACGTCCCTCGGCGGATTCTTGGCTGCGTGTGACCAATTGATGGAGGTCGCGAATAAAGCCAACTGTCAAAGGGCGGTCTTCCTTGATCAGGTCAAAAACAAAATCCATCGCCTCCAAATGATCGTTCAAGTGCCGCATCAGTTGATCCGATGGGATATTTGAATCGCCATGACTGAGCAGACCGTCAATGAAGCCTTTTTCGATCAACGTCTCGGTGACACCCCGTTCGATGTCATACAAACGCTCCACGACACCCGTTTCAATGGCATGTTCACGTTTTAGTTTCCCCAAAAAGCCCTGAAATTCAGCGGAATCCAATCTGAGCCTTGCCCGCCTTGCAAACCAGGCACTCGACAGGTCGTCCAAGATGGACGTATCTGCGATCCGCCATTCATCCCCGAATGTGATGGGTTTCCAAAGTCGATGGATTTTCTGTTCCGCCATGCCCCGAAGTTAACGAAATCCCCAACCCCATGAAAACGCACATGTAAGGAAACGCTCGCCAAGTGACGCAGTTGGGAAGGGCAATGCGGGATTTTTTCATTCGTACAGTGATTCGTCGAGAATTCTATCACACACTTGTGGTAGAATCTGCATGTTATCAAAACTGTCAATGAAGTCATTAATTTTCTAAACAAATTACAATTCGGGGCGTAGAAAGATAACAATTCGGATGCTAAGCCGGATTTTTTCTGCTCGTTTGATCAATTCCAACTACGTTATGAAAAACTACACCGTCGTGTTGCTGATGCTGCTTTTGTGCAGCGCTTTGTCACTCTCGGCCGAACCCACGCGTTACAGCAGGGGCGGCGGAGACCATACCTCCGTTGGTTTGCGCCTCGGATGGGTCGGCGCTCCCAATGGTCTCACGGTGCGACGGGTAGTTACAAATGGCGTTGCCTTCGAATTTGTTGCAGGTTACAACCAGAAGTACGGACGTCACGCCGATCTTCCAATGCTTAAAAAGGGCAACTCCTTTGTCGGAGCAAGTTTTGCGCCGTTCTTTTTGATGAGTGAAGGCAATTTGGGCGTGGCTTTGACCGCTGATATCGGTGCCAGGCTCAATTATCACCACTATCGCTTGATCAGCTCACGGGAGTTTGGGCCCAAAATCACGCCGGAGGTCCTGGGCGGAATCGGTATCCAAATCGAATTTTCTGAATCCGTGGAGCTGTTTGCAGACTTGCACGTGAAATATTTCAACGAACCGCACAACAACTACGTCCCAGGCATCGAAAGTGGCCTCGGATTCAGGATTGTGCTCTGAAAATGTTTTCCACCACCCAGCTTGAAGACCAGGCCGCTGTCAAACGACAGTGGCTTTGGTCGATTTTAAGGGGTGCATTTCGCTTGACATCAATCATCAAGGCCAAAAATGCTGCTCCCTGTGCTTGTACTGTCACTGTTTACCAGCTGATCCTTGGAAGGGCATGAAAATTCGACGTATCCAGCCGGTGGGATAAAAGCGCCTTCGGGGAGATCGATATTTTTGTCGGCATAGACATACTTCATGTAAATCGCCCAAATCGGCAACGCCATGTTGGCGCCTTGACCATAAAGTGTGCGTGTAAAGCGTAGGCGGCGGTCATCACATCCTACCCAAACCCCTGAAACGAGATTCGGCGTGATCCCGATAAACCAACCATCACTATTGTTTTGGGTCGTTCCCGTTTTTCCTGCGATTTGACCGCGGAATTGATAGGTACCACGCAAACGGCCTGCCGTACCACCATAATGGTCCACCACACCTTGCATCATCCTGATCACGGTAAAGGCGGTATTCGCACTCACTGCTTCACGGGACTGCGGCTTGTTTTCAAAGAGGATGTTGCCATTTTTGTCTTCGATGCGGCTGATGACGTAGGGTTTGGTATAGGTGCCGTTGTTGGCGAGGGCGCTGTAGGCACCGACCATCTCGTACACACTCACATCACTTGTACCTAGCGCAAGTGCGTATACACATTCAAGCGGGCTGTCGATCCCCAAACGTTTTGCGACACGGCAAACTGCCTCAGGACCCACTTTTTCATCGCGGCAGCGGTTGCCTTGTTGATGGAGCGCG
Encoded here:
- a CDS encoding RNA methyltransferase; the encoded protein is MPLPLPSYFVERMKQQLGAEFEAFIEALNGTPPTSLRLNPAKAGASFEGTSPIPWAKDGLYLDERPSFFKDPLIYAGAFYVQEASSMLIGAAADFSKDLRILDLCAAPGGKSTLLAANMSAASTLVSNEIVRNRAQILEENLSRWGNPNVLVTCNHPRDFAGIHNAFDLIVIDAPCSGEGMFRKDPKVIGHWSPKMVQECANRQREILEYVMDALAPGGRLIYSTCTYNPTENEAVIQWLLNEVPGMFRIVPLGLPAEWGLTPGTTEGYSPEMRHTYHCYPHKVKGEGFFLACLEKMAPGKQQVAPPANSKKAKKQHAAAREREGLVAATRKQKEYLGSWLDQPENYAFYLLGETAFAIPIEHEDVLTSAAGQLNTIKIGIKLGEFKRDNLVPDHDLAMSECQSKDIPTSDLDLEQALRFLKRTELHQDHPGWIGWGIVRYKGRNLGWIKALQGRINNHFPKEMRIRSDLGLD
- a CDS encoding Fic family protein; the protein is MAEQKIHRLWKPITFGDEWRIADTSILDDLSSAWFARRARLRLDSAEFQGFLGKLKREHAIETGVVERLYDIERGVTETLIEKGFIDGLLSHGDSNIPSDQLMRHLNDHLEAMDFVFDLIKEDRPLTVGFIRDLHQLVTRSQESAEGRDSQGNKTKIKLVKGKYKEWENNPTRSDGTIIMYCPPIHVSAEMEQLVNIYHALEEDKIHPLIIAGWVHHAFTTIHPFQDGNGRVVRLLASLILIKHELFPITVLREEAKVKYILALEKADAGQPSDLVSYFAVIQKRQIERALNVAEVGSESLEVVQNLLAKKLFEKRNIVLEDIRQRDEYENILKVRRSQIVKICEKYLLERKASLQELFGQNAEVTFQGNGMDPGYLPNSVWGLGKYAERYQYSLLKNSRTGYLDVSIFAMELNLRYNIRVVLHEYDPEMVVLAIAMYHYEPSSNHAFIIATQPFHSLPPHLVSIQDENIDAKAKNIEAHLENGLTLALAQIYKLIN
- a CDS encoding class I SAM-dependent methyltransferase translates to MQDIYDPKFVEELFDEMSGSYERMNYITSFGFSARWRRQLVEQAKLQEGQVVADLLTGMGECWKPILKQVGPQGKLIALDFSEGMLRFARAYQQKFPGADIQILQEDLFENSIPNQSVDRVISGFGMKTFSEAQIHSFAKEVYRMLKPGGKLSFMDVSVPNNKLLRWPYFFYLKRVIPVLGWLFIGNPENYRMLGIYSERFGNAEKFARIFREHGLQVEHQAYFYGCASGLVGSKPN
- a CDS encoding YdeI/OmpD-associated family protein, whose product is MEPTYFATPEDFRNWFLANHLHAKELVVGYYKKGSKIQSIDWPQSVDQALCFGWIDGVRRSVDANRYSIRFTPRRKNSIWSSVNLKRIVELDEMGLLTDAGRKVWEERNPEKCEVYSFEQQSHGLSPQYEAQFQANADAWANFNRMIPSYKKPAMWWVMSAKQVATQEKRLAILIECSEANRKIPSLRRKPEE